Below is a window of Thermodesulfobacteriota bacterium DNA.
CATTAAGAGAATTGCGAACCGTTTCATGTTGGTCTCCTTATGCGCGTTATATCGTTCGATTCGTTATTGGCCTTGTCAGCGCAGCGTCAAACCAAGAACCTGCGCAACGCCTCCCGGGTCCGCGCTCGACTGGATCGCGACCGTGCTCGTCGCCGGGTTGCCGGGGGAAAGCGGCGCCTTGCCGGTGAAGATCCATCTGCCCGTCGTCTGGTTCACGGTCGCCGTTCCGAGCACAGGGGCCGTGTTGTCGGCGCCGAGATGGATGGTGACGACGGTGGGATTTCCCACGCCGTCCTGCACGGCGGCGCTGAAGCCGCGGACATGGAATTTCCCGGTTTTCACGTGGTACTCGGCCCGGTCGGCCGGCGCCGGCTGGTTCACGGAAATCTTGCCGGTCAGGTTGAAGGCGGTTACCTCAGCCGTGCCCGGGGGACCTACGACACGGAAAAAGTTGGTGCCGAAGGGGCTGCCGACGACGGGGGTCGGGGCGCCGTTGGAGAGATACCTTGCGTTCGTGGCCGGATCGAGGAAGAAGTTCGGGCCAGGGAAAAGGGGCGACGTGAGGAACGGACCGATGCTGCGCCCGTCGGCGTTGACGGTCGCGCCGGGCAGCGGGGGATTCGGTCCGTCGGCCAGGGCGATGTTGAAAGGACCCTGCCGCCCGGGGGTGGCGAGGTTCCCGAGGTCCTGGGTCTCGTTGATCGCCCGGATGCCGGGGGTGGCGACATTATAGACCGCCGTGCCGAACGGATGGGTCACCGTGTACGTCCCCGCGACCGGGACGTCGATGCGGATGCGGATGCGGGCGAATGCCTGCTGGAGCCCTTCCACCGGGACTTCGGAGGGAGCGAAGGCCGCTTCCATCGCGAGGACCAGAAGTCCGGTCATGTTGGAAACATTGTCGAACAGGGCATCGGCCGCCCACCAGAAGGCCTCCGCCCCATAATTGTTCGGGAAGGAAACCGGTGCGAGCGGATTGGGGACAATGAAGAGGCAGGAGGCGACACCCGGGTCGAGGCAGAGGTCGAGACGCAGTCCCGCGGTGTCCTCGTACCACAGCGGGAAGCCGTCGAGCGGGTTGGTCGGACCAACCCGGGCGAGAGCGGCTTGGGCCGACTGGATGGATCCGCCCGCCATCATGAGCGCAACGAGCAGGATGATGAGTGCTTTTTTCATGTCTGTTCTCCTTGTTTTGTACTTGCTGTTATCCTTGCCGCTTCTTCCCCTCGCGAGAGACAGCGTCCCCCTCCCGGAACCGAACCGGTTTCCGGTTCGCTGCCGCCTGAAGACACCCCTCTCTCTCGCCGGCATGCGCGCCGGGATGGAGGTCCGGTTGTTGGAAACACGACGAGAACTACAGGCCTTATATGCTCCTGAGAGAGAATCACTCAGGTATGAGATGTATCGATATGCGCTGAATCTTGCCCCTCGGTTCCTTCTGCCCGCGGCCGTTCAGGATGAGGAAGGGGCTCCCTACTTATCGATAATCAATTCCTGATAATTTATTCAACCGCTCTTGCCAAGTAGGACGAAAATTTTCGAGATAAGATTCATCATTAGTGGGAATATTTTCCCGTCCCGAATGCAAATGCCGATAAACCGGCTATCGTCTTCATCGGACGATCTCAACCTCGCTCCCGGCGGACCCGGTCGCGGATGTAGAAGGTCATCTCCGGCCGCCGTCAGATCTTGAACCGATACTTGTTGATTTCCAGCCTCCGGATCTTCGACTCCAGCGTCTGGCGGGGGATTCCGAGCCTGGTCGCCGCCCCGGACGGGCCGGAGATGCGCCCCCGGCATTCCGCCAGCATGGCCTCGATCATCTCCCGTTCCTGTCCGGACAGCGTTTCGGACAGCGTCGCCTGCTCCCCGAACCGTCGAGGCGATTCCCCCTTCAGCCATGTTTCACTCACGGTGAAGGCGTTCCCATCGCACAGGATCACCGCCCTCTCGACCACGTTCCGCAGCTCCCGTACATTGCCCGGCCAGTCGTGCGCCTGGAAAAGCGCCAACACCTCTCCGCCGACGATGCGGATCTCCTTCCCGGCCGCCTTCGAATACCGGTCTGCGAAATACTCCACGAGCTGCTGGATGTCGTCCGGCCGTTCCCGCAAGGGCGGGATCCGGAGAGAAGACGCGCCCAGAATGGCGAGGAGGTCCGGGCGGAATCCTCCTTCCGCGACCGCCGGCGCCAGATCGCATTTCGTGGCCGCCAGCACGCGGACGTCCACCGGGATCGGCCGGTTGCCCCCCAGCCGCTCGATCGCCCGCTCCCGCAGCGCCTTCGACAGCGCGCATTGCGCCTCCATCGGAAGGCTGCCGACGTCATCGAGATAGATCGTGCCTCCATCGGCCGCCTCGAAACGGCCCATCCGCCGCTGCAGCGCTCCCTCGAAAGCGTCCTTTTCGTGCCCGAACAGCTCGGAGACGACCAGGGACGGCGAAAGCGCCGCGCAGTCCACGCGGAGAAACGCCCGCTCCGCGCGCCCGGATTGCCGATGGATGGCGCGCGCGACAAGCTCCTTCCCCGTCCCGGGCTCCCCGAGGATCAGCACGGGGGTATCGACCTGCGACAGGCCGGCGGCCTGCCGCAGCACGGCGCGCAACGGCTCCGACGACCCGACGATCTCCTCGAACATCGACGCGCGCTCGATCTCCTCCCGCAACGCCAGGATTTCGTTCCGGAGGCGTTGCTCGGCCTGCTTCCGCTCCTCGATGTCGGAATTCGTGCCGTACCATCGGGTCACGGCTCCCCGCTCGTCGCGGGCCGGCTCCGCCCGGAAAAGGAACCAGCGGTATTCGCCGTCGAAGCGCCGCAGGCGCGCCTCCGCCTCCCCTCCCTCTTCCGATCGGAGATGGGAATACCACTTGGCCATGAGCGGTTCCAGGTCTTCGGGGTGGATCGCGGCCTTCCACCCCCAGCCGAGTGCCTCCTTCAGAGAGAGACCGGTGTACTCAAGCCATTTTCGATTGAGGTATTCGGTGGACCCGTCCGGCAGACAGGACCATGCCAGAGCGGGAATCCGGTCGATCATCCTGCGGAGATGCTCTTCCGATCCATCCATGATTGGCGCGCCTTGGCGGAGTCTGCCTTACTAACAGCAGATGCCGCCATCCGGGCAAGGTTTCAGAATAAAGAACCGGCGCGCGCCTCCGGAGGCGTTCCTCGTGTGAAACTGGATCGGTGCCCCGAATAAAACCGGTCAGGATTTCATCCCGCCGAAAGACGCTCCGCCGCCGTCCGCGCCTCGACCTCGCGCCGCCCGGCATCCCACCCCAATTCCCCGGCCATGAGCTCGACCACGCGGGGCAATGCCGCGCCGGCAGCTTCACGATCCAGCAGCGCCAGCGGAATGCGGCGGGCCAAGACATCCATCACGCGCGACGCCATCTCTTGCCGGACGCCATGAATCACTTCCGCTTCGACGAAAGGATGGCCCGGGTGCAATCGTCTCCCGAGCTTCCCCGCCGCCATCTCCGCCACGATCGGCGAACGATCCCCGTATGCGCGGTTCAGATGGAGCGCAACGTCGGGAGGAATTCCGTACTTCGCAACGAGCCGGACCTCCCCGCCGCGCTCATATGCGGCTCCGCCGACGACGGCGATCCGGTCGGTCGCGCACGGTCCGGCGCGATCGAGGCCGCGCTCCCGAACGACGTAATCCAGCAGGTCCGAGGCCATCTTCCGGTACGTCGTCCACTTGCCGCCAGCGATGGTCACCAGTCCCGAACCGCCCGCTTCGATGACATAGTCCCTGGAAAGGTCTGCCGTATCGACCTTCCCGGGATCGGAAACCAGCGGGCGCAGCCCCGACCAGCGGGACTTGACGTCTCCCTCGGCCACTTCCGTGTCGATGTACCGGCGGAGGTGCCGCAACAGGTAGGCCACGTCTTCCTGCCGGACGGGTGGATGCTCCATGACCGTCGCGGGCTCGTCCGTTGTCCCGACCAGGACGTGGCTTTCCCAGGGAAGAACGAACAGGACCCTTCCGTCTTCCGTTTTCGGGATCAGCAGACCTTCGGAGTGCGGGGCGAAGCGCTTGTCGAGCACGATGTGGATTCCCGAACTCGGGCGGAGGATGGGAACGGCCGACGGGTCGTCCATGCGGCGGACCTCGTCCGCGAACGGGCCGGCGGCGTTGACGACCGTTCGGGCGCGC
It encodes the following:
- a CDS encoding sigma 54-interacting transcriptional regulator codes for the protein MDGSEEHLRRMIDRIPALAWSCLPDGSTEYLNRKWLEYTGLSLKEALGWGWKAAIHPEDLEPLMAKWYSHLRSEEGGEAEARLRRFDGEYRWFLFRAEPARDERGAVTRWYGTNSDIEERKQAEQRLRNEILALREEIERASMFEEIVGSSEPLRAVLRQAAGLSQVDTPVLILGEPGTGKELVARAIHRQSGRAERAFLRVDCAALSPSLVVSELFGHEKDAFEGALQRRMGRFEAADGGTIYLDDVGSLPMEAQCALSKALRERAIERLGGNRPIPVDVRVLAATKCDLAPAVAEGGFRPDLLAILGASSLRIPPLRERPDDIQQLVEYFADRYSKAAGKEIRIVGGEVLALFQAHDWPGNVRELRNVVERAVILCDGNAFTVSETWLKGESPRRFGEQATLSETLSGQEREMIEAMLAECRGRISGPSGAATRLGIPRQTLESKIRRLEINKYRFKI
- a CDS encoding FAD-dependent oxidoreductase, with amino-acid sequence MNDRRRILHRLRRDPAHDILVIGGGATGCGIALDAASRGLRVALVERNDFGEGTSSRSTKLLHGGIRYLEAAVRSFDPKTFRLVKDALRERGILLRIAPHLCARLPLVTPIYKWSDVPYMYGGLKFYDLLSGSMGIGPSRLLTRREVLDRFPILRSGGLKAGVLYYDGQFNDARMAVALALTAHALGAAVINHVGAVDFLKAGGKIEGARVRDSISGEEFEVRARTVVNAAGPFADEVRRMDDPSAVPILRPSSGIHIVLDKRFAPHSEGLLIPKTEDGRVLFVLPWESHVLVGTTDEPATVMEHPPVRQEDVAYLLRHLRRYIDTEVAEGDVKSRWSGLRPLVSDPGKVDTADLSRDYVIEAGGSGLVTIAGGKWTTYRKMASDLLDYVVRERGLDRAGPCATDRIAVVGGAAYERGGEVRLVAKYGIPPDVALHLNRAYGDRSPIVAEMAAGKLGRRLHPGHPFVEAEVIHGVRQEMASRVMDVLARRIPLALLDREAAGAALPRVVELMAGELGWDAGRREVEARTAAERLSAG